Proteins encoded together in one Carya illinoinensis cultivar Pawnee chromosome 3, C.illinoinensisPawnee_v1, whole genome shotgun sequence window:
- the LOC122303867 gene encoding G-type lectin S-receptor-like serine/threonine-protein kinase At4g03230 isoform X2, whose protein sequence is MRSKTIIITGSAKYMPPAAISLLYSFLLYSSFLFCAARDTIIFGRLVSDDQEDTLISAGKRFELGFFTPNETSDTRRYVGIWYYGSNPRTVVWVANRDNPLSGDDHGVFTIAEDGNLMVLDGSRKPYWSTNLETSSSMYRTAKLMDTGNLVVSHEEQENHLEILWQSFVDNPGDTFLPGMKMDENLILTSWKSSDDPAPGNFTFRQDQEGANQFIIWNRSLRYWKSGVSGKIISSDEMPTAIFFLLSNFTSVHNDSVPNLTSSLYSDTRLIMKFSGQIQYLKWDTEKIWSSVWSEPRDRCSLYNPCGNFASCNSKNDIMCKCLPGFKPSLPEKWSSGDFSGGCTRKSTLCGKNTSDTFLSLKTMKVRNPDSQFPNAKNELECKRECLNTCQCQAYLYEAVEFTQRGGTGNSACWIWSEDLNNLQEEHDGGRNIYVRTDISDIGQVNFEAPGRNYRVTAIYPETRKFIIQINGADNCGNKNAQDKALQLNESLPFNVTSWCNTKPANYISDLSFEAEDEVEIGWDPPPEPTCSSPADCKDWPNSTCNATRNGKRSCLCNANFIWDRLSLNCTQGGDGKQTDGRSRRKMSLSVIVVIVFTTVFVLITLSSTILYIYFCRRRMANTQENREAPQKSPVFHLYDNERRVKDLIESGRFKENDAKAIDVPFFDLESILAATDHFSNANKLGQGGFGPVYKGKFPRGQEIAVKRLSSGSGQGLEEFKNEVVLIAKLQHRNLVRLLGYCVKGEEKILLYEYMPNKSLDSFIFDRKLCVLLNWEMRFKIILGIARGLLYLHQDSRLRIIHRDLKTSNILLDEEMNPKISDFGLARIFGAKETAANTNRVVGTYGYMSPEYALDGVFSVKSDVFSFGVVVLEIIGGKRNTGFFQPEQALSLLGYAWHLWKEDKALDLIDQTLLESCNANEYLKCLNVGLLCVQEDPNDRPTMSNVVFMLGSETATLPNPKQPAFVVRRCPSSRASSSSTKPETCSYNGLTVTIEDGR, encoded by the exons ATGAGATCAAAGACCATCATCATTACTGGGTCTGCAAAATACATGCCGCCTGCGGCCATCTCCTTGTTGTATTCATTTTTACTTTactcatcttttttattttgcgCCGCAAGAGACACCATAATATTTGGCAGATTGGTAAGCGATGATCAAGAAGATACTCTTATTTCAGCAGGAAAAAGATTTGAGCTCGGGTTTTTTACTCCTAATGAAACCTCTGACACTAGAAGATATGTCGGAATATGGTACTACGGTTCGAATCCGCGAACTGTTGTGTGGGTTGCCAATCGAGACAACCCGCTTTCAGGCGATGATCACGGTGTTTTCACCATTGCAGAAGATGGGAATCTCATGGTGTTGGATGGAAGTCGGAAGCCTTACTGGTCGACAAACCTCGAAACTTCATCGTCTATGTACCGAACAGCAAAGCTAATGGATACTGGGAACCTGGTTGTGAGCcacgaagaacaagaaaatcacTTGGAGATTCTCTGGCAGAGTTTTGTTGACAACCCAGGCGATACATTTCTCCCAGGGATGAAAATGGATGAGAATTTAATATTGACGTCTTGGAAAAGTTCTGATGATCCAGCACCGGGGAACTTCACTTTCCGGCAAGATCAAGAAGGAGCGAACCAGTTCATCATCTGGAACAGATCGTTAAGGTACTGGAAAAGTGGAGTTTCAGGGAAGATCATTAGTTCTGATGAGATGCCCACtgctatatttttcttgttatcgAACTTTACCTCGGTCCACAATGATTCTGTGCCAAATCTCACATCGTCATTATACAGTGATACGAGGCTGATAATGAAATTCTCCGGCCAAATTCAGTATTTGAAATGGGATACGGAGAAGATTTGGTCATCGGTTTGGTCAGAACCAAGGGACAGATGCAGTCTTTATAATCCCTGTGGAAATTTTGCTAGCTGTAACAGTAAGAACGACATTATGTGCAAGTGTTTGCCTGGTTTCAAACCCAGCTTGCCGGAGAAATGGAGCAGTGGAGACTTTTCAGGAGGCTGCACAAGAAAGTCGACATTATGCGGCAAAAATACTAGTGATACATTTTTGAGTTTGAAGACGATGAAAGTTAGAAACCCAGACTCTCAATTTCCTAATGCCAAGAATGAATTGGAATGCAAACGAGAGTGTCTTAATACCTGCCAGTGCCAGGCTTATTTGTATGAAGCAGTTGAATTTACACAACGGGGTGGGACTGGCAATTCTGCATGCTGGATTTGGTCGGAGGATCTCAACAATCTTCAGGAGGAGCATGACGGTGGCCGTAACATTTATGTACGCACAGATATTTCTGATATAG GCCAGGTCAACTTTGAGGCACCAGGCAGAAACTACCGAGTAACGGCCATCTATCCAGAAACCCGAAAGTTTATCATCCAAATAAACGGTGCAGACAACTGTGGCAATAAGAACGCACAAGACAAAGCACTGCAGCTCAACGAGTCATTACCGTTCAATGTGACCAGCTGGTGCAATACTAAGCCAGCCAACTATATTTCTGACTTGTCATTTGAAGCTGAAGATGAAGTTGAGATTGGCTGGGATCCACCACCAGAGCCAACTTGTTCTTCACCTGCAGACTGCAAGGACTGGCCAAATTCAACTTGCAATGCAACTAGAAATGGGAAGAGAAGTTGCCTTTGCAATGCAAACTTTATATGGGATCGCTTGAGCTTGAATTGCACTCAAG gTGGTGATGGCAAGCAAACAGATGGACGTTCAAGAAGAAAGATGTCCTTGTCTGTGATTGTTGTAATTGTTTTTACAACTGTATTTGTCCTAATTACTCTCTCCAGTactattctttatatatatttttgtagaagAAGGATGGCTAATACACAAG AAAACAGGGAAGCTCCTCAGAAAAGTCCAGTGTTTCACTTATATGACAATGAGAGACGTGTCAAAGACTTGATTGAATCAGGCAGGTTCAAAGAAAATGATGCAAAGGCCATAGATGTACCATTTTTCGATTTGGAAAGCATATTAGCTGCTACAGATCACTTCTCAAATGCAAACAAGCTTGGCCAAGGGGGCTTTGGTCCTGTTTACAAG GGAAAATTTCCAAGAGGACAAGAAATTGCTGTAAAGAGGCTCTCAAGTGGTTCTGGGCAAGGTCTAGAAGAATTTAAGAACGAGGTCGTGTTGATTGCCAAACTCCAACATCGGAATCTGGTTAGACTTTTGGGCTATTGTGtcaaaggagaagaaaagatatTACTCTATGAATATATGCCCAACAAAAGCTTAGACTCCTTCATATTTG ATCGAAAGCTATGTGTGTTGTTGAACTGGGAAATGCGGTTCAAGATCATTCTGGGAATTGCTCGAGGGCTTCTATATCTTCATCAAGATTCTAGGTTGAGGATCATTCATAGGGATTTGAAAACAAGCAACATTCTACTAGATGAGGAAATGAACCCCAAAATCTCTGACTTTGGCCTGGCAAGGATTTTCGGAGCCAAAGAAACTGCAGCAAATACGAACAGGGTGGTCGGAACATA TGGCTATATGTCCCCAGAGTATGCATTAGATGGGGTTTTCTCTGTGAAGTCTGATGTTTTCAGCTTCGGCGTAGTTGTGCTTGAGATTATTGGTGGAAAAAGAAACACAGGATTTTTCCAACCTGAACAAGCTTTGAGCCTTCTAGGCTAT GCATGGCATTTGTGGAAAGAAGACAAGGCTCTGGATTTAATTGATCAGACACTCCTTGAAAGCTGCAATGCAAATGAATATTTGAAGTGCTTAAATGTTGGGCTTTTATGCGTGCAAGAAGATCCAAATGATCGTCCAACCATGTCTAATGTAGTTTTCATGCTTGGCAGTGAGACTGCAACTCTTCCGAACCCTAAACAGCCAGCTTTTGTTGTTAGGCGATGTCCTTCTAGCAGAGCTTCTTCTTCTAGTACTAAACCTGAAACGTGCTCTTATAATGGGTTAACAGTCACTATAGAGGATGGGCGATAG
- the LOC122303867 gene encoding G-type lectin S-receptor-like serine/threonine-protein kinase At4g03230 isoform X1, translated as MRSKTIIITGSAKYMPPAAISLLYSFLLYSSFLFCAARDTIIFGRLVSDDQEDTLISAGKRFELGFFTPNETSDTRRYVGIWYYGSNPRTVVWVANRDNPLSGDDHGVFTIAEDGNLMVLDGSRKPYWSTNLETSSSMYRTAKLMDTGNLVVSHEEQENHLEILWQSFVDNPGDTFLPGMKMDENLILTSWKSSDDPAPGNFTFRQDQEGANQFIIWNRSLRYWKSGVSGKIISSDEMPTAIFFLLSNFTSVHNDSVPNLTSSLYSDTRLIMKFSGQIQYLKWDTEKIWSSVWSEPRDRCSLYNPCGNFASCNSKNDIMCKCLPGFKPSLPEKWSSGDFSGGCTRKSTLCGKNTSDTFLSLKTMKVRNPDSQFPNAKNELECKRECLNTCQCQAYLYEAVEFTQRGGTGNSACWIWSEDLNNLQEEHDGGRNIYVRTDISDIESTTRNCETCGTYMIPYPLSTGPKCGDPMYFNFHCNISTGQVNFEAPGRNYRVTAIYPETRKFIIQINGADNCGNKNAQDKALQLNESLPFNVTSWCNTKPANYISDLSFEAEDEVEIGWDPPPEPTCSSPADCKDWPNSTCNATRNGKRSCLCNANFIWDRLSLNCTQGGDGKQTDGRSRRKMSLSVIVVIVFTTVFVLITLSSTILYIYFCRRRMANTQENREAPQKSPVFHLYDNERRVKDLIESGRFKENDAKAIDVPFFDLESILAATDHFSNANKLGQGGFGPVYKGKFPRGQEIAVKRLSSGSGQGLEEFKNEVVLIAKLQHRNLVRLLGYCVKGEEKILLYEYMPNKSLDSFIFDRKLCVLLNWEMRFKIILGIARGLLYLHQDSRLRIIHRDLKTSNILLDEEMNPKISDFGLARIFGAKETAANTNRVVGTYGYMSPEYALDGVFSVKSDVFSFGVVVLEIIGGKRNTGFFQPEQALSLLGYAWHLWKEDKALDLIDQTLLESCNANEYLKCLNVGLLCVQEDPNDRPTMSNVVFMLGSETATLPNPKQPAFVVRRCPSSRASSSSTKPETCSYNGLTVTIEDGR; from the exons ATGAGATCAAAGACCATCATCATTACTGGGTCTGCAAAATACATGCCGCCTGCGGCCATCTCCTTGTTGTATTCATTTTTACTTTactcatcttttttattttgcgCCGCAAGAGACACCATAATATTTGGCAGATTGGTAAGCGATGATCAAGAAGATACTCTTATTTCAGCAGGAAAAAGATTTGAGCTCGGGTTTTTTACTCCTAATGAAACCTCTGACACTAGAAGATATGTCGGAATATGGTACTACGGTTCGAATCCGCGAACTGTTGTGTGGGTTGCCAATCGAGACAACCCGCTTTCAGGCGATGATCACGGTGTTTTCACCATTGCAGAAGATGGGAATCTCATGGTGTTGGATGGAAGTCGGAAGCCTTACTGGTCGACAAACCTCGAAACTTCATCGTCTATGTACCGAACAGCAAAGCTAATGGATACTGGGAACCTGGTTGTGAGCcacgaagaacaagaaaatcacTTGGAGATTCTCTGGCAGAGTTTTGTTGACAACCCAGGCGATACATTTCTCCCAGGGATGAAAATGGATGAGAATTTAATATTGACGTCTTGGAAAAGTTCTGATGATCCAGCACCGGGGAACTTCACTTTCCGGCAAGATCAAGAAGGAGCGAACCAGTTCATCATCTGGAACAGATCGTTAAGGTACTGGAAAAGTGGAGTTTCAGGGAAGATCATTAGTTCTGATGAGATGCCCACtgctatatttttcttgttatcgAACTTTACCTCGGTCCACAATGATTCTGTGCCAAATCTCACATCGTCATTATACAGTGATACGAGGCTGATAATGAAATTCTCCGGCCAAATTCAGTATTTGAAATGGGATACGGAGAAGATTTGGTCATCGGTTTGGTCAGAACCAAGGGACAGATGCAGTCTTTATAATCCCTGTGGAAATTTTGCTAGCTGTAACAGTAAGAACGACATTATGTGCAAGTGTTTGCCTGGTTTCAAACCCAGCTTGCCGGAGAAATGGAGCAGTGGAGACTTTTCAGGAGGCTGCACAAGAAAGTCGACATTATGCGGCAAAAATACTAGTGATACATTTTTGAGTTTGAAGACGATGAAAGTTAGAAACCCAGACTCTCAATTTCCTAATGCCAAGAATGAATTGGAATGCAAACGAGAGTGTCTTAATACCTGCCAGTGCCAGGCTTATTTGTATGAAGCAGTTGAATTTACACAACGGGGTGGGACTGGCAATTCTGCATGCTGGATTTGGTCGGAGGATCTCAACAATCTTCAGGAGGAGCATGACGGTGGCCGTAACATTTATGTACGCACAGATATTTCTGATATAG AATCAACAACAAGAAATTGTGAGACTTGTGGCACATATATGATTCCCTATCCCCTTAGCACTGGACCAAAATGTGGTGATCCAATGTACTTTAATTTTCACTGTAACATCTCCACAGGCCAGGTCAACTTTGAGGCACCAGGCAGAAACTACCGAGTAACGGCCATCTATCCAGAAACCCGAAAGTTTATCATCCAAATAAACGGTGCAGACAACTGTGGCAATAAGAACGCACAAGACAAAGCACTGCAGCTCAACGAGTCATTACCGTTCAATGTGACCAGCTGGTGCAATACTAAGCCAGCCAACTATATTTCTGACTTGTCATTTGAAGCTGAAGATGAAGTTGAGATTGGCTGGGATCCACCACCAGAGCCAACTTGTTCTTCACCTGCAGACTGCAAGGACTGGCCAAATTCAACTTGCAATGCAACTAGAAATGGGAAGAGAAGTTGCCTTTGCAATGCAAACTTTATATGGGATCGCTTGAGCTTGAATTGCACTCAAG gTGGTGATGGCAAGCAAACAGATGGACGTTCAAGAAGAAAGATGTCCTTGTCTGTGATTGTTGTAATTGTTTTTACAACTGTATTTGTCCTAATTACTCTCTCCAGTactattctttatatatatttttgtagaagAAGGATGGCTAATACACAAG AAAACAGGGAAGCTCCTCAGAAAAGTCCAGTGTTTCACTTATATGACAATGAGAGACGTGTCAAAGACTTGATTGAATCAGGCAGGTTCAAAGAAAATGATGCAAAGGCCATAGATGTACCATTTTTCGATTTGGAAAGCATATTAGCTGCTACAGATCACTTCTCAAATGCAAACAAGCTTGGCCAAGGGGGCTTTGGTCCTGTTTACAAG GGAAAATTTCCAAGAGGACAAGAAATTGCTGTAAAGAGGCTCTCAAGTGGTTCTGGGCAAGGTCTAGAAGAATTTAAGAACGAGGTCGTGTTGATTGCCAAACTCCAACATCGGAATCTGGTTAGACTTTTGGGCTATTGTGtcaaaggagaagaaaagatatTACTCTATGAATATATGCCCAACAAAAGCTTAGACTCCTTCATATTTG ATCGAAAGCTATGTGTGTTGTTGAACTGGGAAATGCGGTTCAAGATCATTCTGGGAATTGCTCGAGGGCTTCTATATCTTCATCAAGATTCTAGGTTGAGGATCATTCATAGGGATTTGAAAACAAGCAACATTCTACTAGATGAGGAAATGAACCCCAAAATCTCTGACTTTGGCCTGGCAAGGATTTTCGGAGCCAAAGAAACTGCAGCAAATACGAACAGGGTGGTCGGAACATA TGGCTATATGTCCCCAGAGTATGCATTAGATGGGGTTTTCTCTGTGAAGTCTGATGTTTTCAGCTTCGGCGTAGTTGTGCTTGAGATTATTGGTGGAAAAAGAAACACAGGATTTTTCCAACCTGAACAAGCTTTGAGCCTTCTAGGCTAT GCATGGCATTTGTGGAAAGAAGACAAGGCTCTGGATTTAATTGATCAGACACTCCTTGAAAGCTGCAATGCAAATGAATATTTGAAGTGCTTAAATGTTGGGCTTTTATGCGTGCAAGAAGATCCAAATGATCGTCCAACCATGTCTAATGTAGTTTTCATGCTTGGCAGTGAGACTGCAACTCTTCCGAACCCTAAACAGCCAGCTTTTGTTGTTAGGCGATGTCCTTCTAGCAGAGCTTCTTCTTCTAGTACTAAACCTGAAACGTGCTCTTATAATGGGTTAACAGTCACTATAGAGGATGGGCGATAG